The Christiangramia forsetii KT0803 DNA segment TGGAGTTTCAAGTACTGTTAGAATACGCTCTGCAGCTGCATTTCCTTTTTTAACGCTGTAGGATGCCTTCGAGATTTGCTTTGCCGGTGTAAGAATATTATAAGCCAGACCCAGAAACGCAATAAATGTTGCGGCATCCAGACTGCCTTCGACCAATACCATATTTCCACCAAACCACAGAATAATTACAATTACAAAGATTCCCAGAAATTCGCTTGTGGGTGACGCAAGATTCTGTCTATTTATAAGTTGGTTTAAGATGTTATGCAGTCGGTTTGTAGATTCCTGAAAACGTGCGTAAAATTTTTGTTCAGCATTAAATCCTTTAACGATTTTAAGACTGGAAAGTGTTTCTTCTACAATACTTAGAAAATGGCCATTCTCCTCTTGTGCCAGATTAGATTGTCTTTTAAGTTGTTTCCCGATAACAGAAATTACAAAGCCTGCAATAGGGAGGAATATAAATACAAAAAGAGTGAGTTCTGCACTCATCACAAGCATTGCAATAATGGTAAAAAGGATGGTAAGCGGTTCCCTAACAATCAATTCTAAAATCGAAAGGAAGGAGGTTTGCACTTCATTTACATCTGCGGTTATTCTTGAAATGGTGTCTCCTTTTTTCTTTTCCGAAAAATAAGAAACAGGCAGCTCAAGAATTTTCTTGTACATAGCATCCCGAACATCTCTAAGTACACCATTTCTTAAAAATGTAAGAAAGAAGGAACTTAAATAACCTGCCAGATTTTTCAGAAAGAAGAGCACAACTACAATTCCGCAAATAAATACAAGCGCAGCTACTTCATCTTCATTAACTCTTTGAGTAACTTCATAATTAAAATAATCTGTTACATAATCTTTGATTCCTGTGAACCCGTCCCAAACCGGTTCTTTAGACACTCTTTTAGTCTTATCGAAAAGGACTTGAATTACCGGAATTAATGCAATAAAAGAGAGTGTGCTAAAGATTGCATAAAAAATATTGCAAATAATATTGAGTATTGCAAACTTTTTGTAGGGTTTTGCGAATTGGAGTATTTTCCTGAAATAGGTCATTTAAAATAAGTTAGCCCAGTTTTAATTCTTCTTTAATTCGGGCAATTTTATCACTCAGCTTTTGATCTTCAGCAGCGTAATTTTCAACAGTATCTAAATCTTTATTTACACTGATGTAGAATTTTATCTTAGGCTCGGTACCGCTGGGTCTTGCCGCGATCTTAGTTCCGTTTTCAGTATAATAAATGAGGACATTAGATTTTGGAATATCAATGCTTTCTTCAGTATGATTTTGGGTGTTTTTCGCTATAGATGTTTTATAATCTTCTACTAAAACAACTTTTTCCCCATCAATTTCTTCCCATGGATTTTCTCTAAGATCAATGAGCATTTGTTTTATTTCCTGTTCGCCTTCAATTCCTTTTTTAACTAAAGAAATAAGTTCTTCCCTGTATAGCCCGTGTTCTGTATAGAGCTCAAGCAATTTTTCATAAAAAGATTTCCCTTCATCTTTCATTTTGGCAGCGATTTCACAAGCGAGTAGGGTAGCGGTTACCGCATCTTTATCCCGTACAAAATCACCCACCATATATCCAAAACTTTCTTCTCCACCGCCAATAAAATCCATTTCAGGATGATCTTTGATTAACTT contains these protein-coding regions:
- a CDS encoding ABC transporter ATP-binding protein; this encodes MTYFRKILQFAKPYKKFAILNIICNIFYAIFSTLSFIALIPVIQVLFDKTKRVSKEPVWDGFTGIKDYVTDYFNYEVTQRVNEDEVAALVFICGIVVVLFFLKNLAGYLSSFFLTFLRNGVLRDVRDAMYKKILELPVSYFSEKKKGDTISRITADVNEVQTSFLSILELIVREPLTILFTIIAMLVMSAELTLFVFIFLPIAGFVISVIGKQLKRQSNLAQEENGHFLSIVEETLSSLKIVKGFNAEQKFYARFQESTNRLHNILNQLINRQNLASPTSEFLGIFVIVIILWFGGNMVLVEGSLDAATFIAFLGLAYNILTPAKQISKASYSVKKGNAAAERILTVLETPSSITDAPDAIDKKDFNNEISIENINFSYEEEKVLKNFSVTVPKGQTVALVGQSGSGKSTIANLITRFYDVNDGSVKVDGTDIRNIKKKSLRNLMGLVTQDSILFNDTIRNNVALGKEDATDEEIIDALKIANAWEFVKELPAVLDTNIGDSGNKLSGGQKQRLSIARAVLKNPPVMILDEATSALDTESEKLVQKALENMMKNRTSVVIAHRLSTIQNADKIIVMQRGEIVEQGKHQELIAANGTYRKLVEMQSFE